Proteins from a genomic interval of Rubinisphaera italica:
- a CDS encoding TolC family protein — protein sequence MILCSGVGCTRLPKTARSALPDPIAISENATPLTVPTAENHHANDEKTNLTQLNASEPQLLENLTDEEAIEYAAYTTNSDHPSSSALTISMALQVMLENNPLVRQAQLSQEMQQTLIDESVAEFDTTLSSNLDMRQVNQQASSAIDALGTGQNTISTTNLGNSNGPDLLAFGKKWETGTQTRLAYGSNYNNNNPSGSFLLVNPAYSSNLSLSVSQPLWQGRNQNVNEAPIAIAKLNQARSKYETRETVTDLIVELHAAYWSVYQLQQELTLIQQELSDAEHLHHEEEVRLKLGEGSMVRLTRSLDYVQQLKIELAQVEQRASEAEQRLFLTMGIDQSQTSIPRQLIAEPNSDLIALNVESSREQALQNRNELKIARQKLKTAELQRLQAEDLTKPSINVVGRVGVSGLDSNAFGAIQNASSGNYHNWMMGLNYERKLGKRGEQALLKRAELQFQSAMIELRKAENIINYDVDQSLEQVRKSYEIYQAQLTRSNLLKEQLDIYNKLYHKGQITIEQLVESRGNLLSVQREELLALVNYNLSIVVYHRSIGDLTHRHSI from the coding sequence GTGATTCTTTGCAGTGGAGTCGGCTGCACAAGACTTCCGAAAACTGCTCGCTCTGCTTTACCTGACCCCATCGCAATATCTGAAAATGCGACTCCGCTTACGGTCCCCACCGCTGAGAATCATCACGCAAATGACGAGAAGACGAATCTTACTCAGCTCAACGCAAGCGAACCGCAACTTCTGGAGAATCTTACTGACGAGGAAGCCATTGAATATGCTGCCTATACGACCAATTCGGATCATCCATCTTCAAGTGCATTAACGATCTCTATGGCATTGCAGGTGATGCTCGAAAATAATCCACTGGTCAGGCAGGCGCAACTTTCTCAGGAAATGCAGCAGACTCTCATCGATGAATCTGTGGCTGAGTTCGATACCACACTTTCCTCGAACCTCGATATGAGACAGGTCAATCAGCAGGCTAGTTCTGCCATAGATGCTTTAGGAACGGGACAAAATACGATTTCGACGACCAACCTGGGAAATTCGAATGGACCTGACCTGCTGGCCTTTGGGAAAAAATGGGAAACAGGGACACAAACCCGGCTTGCATACGGGAGCAATTACAATAACAACAATCCTTCTGGTTCATTTCTGCTGGTGAACCCGGCTTACTCTTCAAATTTATCGTTGAGCGTCAGCCAGCCGCTCTGGCAGGGACGAAATCAAAATGTCAATGAGGCTCCAATTGCGATCGCTAAATTGAATCAGGCGCGTTCAAAATATGAGACTCGGGAAACGGTCACCGATCTGATTGTCGAACTTCATGCCGCTTACTGGTCGGTCTATCAACTTCAGCAGGAACTCACTCTCATCCAACAGGAATTATCTGATGCCGAACATTTGCACCATGAAGAAGAAGTTCGTCTCAAGCTGGGCGAAGGGAGCATGGTTCGCCTGACCCGCTCCCTTGATTATGTTCAACAACTGAAAATCGAATTGGCCCAGGTTGAGCAACGAGCATCAGAGGCTGAGCAGAGACTCTTCCTGACCATGGGCATCGACCAGTCTCAAACTTCAATCCCCCGTCAACTGATCGCCGAGCCGAATTCTGATCTCATTGCGTTGAATGTCGAAAGCAGTCGCGAGCAGGCACTCCAGAATCGAAATGAACTGAAAATCGCCCGTCAAAAACTCAAGACCGCTGAACTTCAGAGACTGCAGGCTGAAGACCTGACAAAACCATCGATTAATGTTGTTGGGCGAGTTGGAGTATCCGGGCTCGATTCAAATGCTTTTGGTGCGATTCAGAATGCGAGTTCAGGCAATTATCACAATTGGATGATGGGCCTGAACTATGAACGAAAACTTGGCAAACGAGGCGAACAGGCCCTGCTGAAGCGGGCTGAACTGCAATTCCAATCGGCGATGATAGAACTTCGAAAAGCCGAGAATATTATCAACTATGATGTCGACCAGAGTCTGGAACAGGTTCGGAAAAGTTACGAAATTTATCAGGCCCAGCTAACCCGCTCGAACCTACTTAAAGAGCAACTCGATATCTACAACAAGCTGTATCACAAAGGGCAAATCACCATCGAACAATTGGTGGAATCCCGTGGTAATCTCTTATCCGTTCAACGCGAAGAATTGCTGGCGTTGGTCAATTACAATCTTTCGATCGTTGTTTATCACCGCAGCATCGGAGATTTGACACACCGTCATTCCATTTGA